In Alteromonas naphthalenivorans, one DNA window encodes the following:
- the istA gene encoding IS21 family transposase, translating to MPTAPISMRKLKEILRLKYDCKLSHRKIANSLSISPSIVSKYACKSAELGITCWPLDEKWDDHSLQRAFFKTKPRLKGFSIPDWLLVQQELRPKTMTLLLLWQEYKERHEEGFYSYTHFCRQYKAWLKCQKPSMRQNHKAGEKLFVDYCGPTMNIVDASTGEYRTAQVFVAVMGASNYTYAEATYSQKLEDWVMSHARCFEFLGGVPELVIPDNLKSAVTKPCRYEPDLNPTYQQLATHYNTVIVPARPYKPKDKAKAEVGVQIVERWIMARLRNESFFSLRQLNLKIQKLLVDLNQRKMKKHPGSRLSQFESIDKPALKPLPTQAYSYTLVKQVSVHIDYHVEVEKHYYSVPHTLIKQKLEAHATGQLVTLYHQGVQVAVHPRSHREGAHTTLDLHMPIAHQKQQQWTPQRFERWAAKFGGSTEQFVMQLMQAKKHPEQSYRACMGLLSLGKKFTDQRLEAACHRALATGVTRVKQVKNILEKGLDKQPLPQAQGDLLQDIDHKNIRGNNYYH from the coding sequence ATGCCAACGGCACCTATTTCAATGCGTAAACTTAAAGAGATTTTAAGACTAAAATACGACTGTAAACTCAGTCATCGAAAGATAGCAAACAGCTTATCTATTTCACCTTCAATTGTTTCTAAATATGCCTGTAAATCAGCAGAGTTAGGTATCACTTGCTGGCCACTTGATGAAAAATGGGATGATCATTCTCTGCAACGAGCATTCTTCAAAACAAAGCCCCGACTAAAAGGCTTTAGTATTCCTGACTGGTTGTTAGTTCAGCAGGAGCTGCGACCCAAAACCATGACGCTATTGCTGCTTTGGCAAGAATACAAAGAGCGACACGAGGAAGGATTTTACAGTTACACCCACTTCTGCCGACAGTACAAGGCATGGCTTAAATGTCAAAAACCGTCCATGCGACAAAACCATAAAGCAGGTGAAAAACTGTTTGTTGATTACTGCGGCCCAACTATGAATATTGTTGATGCTAGTACAGGTGAATACCGTACAGCTCAAGTGTTTGTCGCAGTTATGGGCGCATCTAATTATACGTATGCGGAGGCAACGTATAGCCAAAAGCTAGAAGATTGGGTGATGAGTCATGCTCGTTGTTTTGAGTTTCTTGGTGGTGTGCCAGAGCTGGTAATCCCTGACAACTTAAAAAGTGCGGTAACTAAACCTTGTCGATATGAGCCTGATTTAAATCCAACCTACCAACAATTGGCGACACACTACAATACGGTCATTGTGCCTGCTAGACCTTATAAGCCCAAGGATAAAGCCAAAGCAGAAGTGGGTGTGCAAATTGTCGAACGCTGGATAATGGCACGGCTTCGCAATGAAAGCTTCTTTAGCTTGCGCCAATTAAACCTAAAGATACAAAAACTGCTTGTCGACTTAAACCAGCGGAAAATGAAGAAGCACCCTGGTTCAAGGCTCAGTCAGTTTGAATCCATTGATAAACCTGCTCTCAAACCACTACCCACACAGGCTTACAGTTACACCTTAGTCAAACAAGTAAGCGTGCATATTGATTATCATGTCGAAGTTGAAAAACACTACTACTCAGTACCTCATACCTTGATCAAACAAAAGCTTGAAGCCCATGCCACAGGTCAACTGGTGACACTTTACCATCAGGGTGTTCAAGTAGCCGTTCATCCAAGATCACACCGAGAAGGTGCACACACTACGCTTGATCTACATATGCCAATAGCTCATCAAAAGCAGCAGCAATGGACACCACAACGGTTCGAGCGTTGGGCAGCTAAGTTCGGTGGTTCAACGGAGCAGTTTGTTATGCAATTGATGCAAGCTAAAAAGCATCCAGAACAAAGCTACCGTGCTTGTATGGGGTTATTAAGCCTAGGTAAGAAGTTTACTGACCAACGTCTTGAAGCAGCCTGTCATCGCGCATTAGCCACAGGTGTTACTCGCGTAAAACAAGTAAAAAACATTTTAGAAAAGGGCTTGGATAAGCAACCCTTGCCACAAGCTCAAGGTGATTTACTACAAGATATTGATCATAAAAATATCCGCGGCAACAACTATTACCATTAA
- the istB gene encoding IS21-like element ISShfr5 family helper ATPase IstB, giving the protein MQNINQQVNNQLSNLKLSGIRDALLQQYEQPNLYVEQSFEERLSLLLEHEITQRDQRKIDRLTRQAKFRVGGTLAQLNYGAARQLDKTQIRSLAQGEWLRLHQNILITGATGCGKTYLACALGQNHCQQGSSVYYFRLKELLEKMFLAQADGSYRKLINKLSSANLLILDDWGLEPLTAQQRSDLLELIDARYDTKSTLIASQLPIENWYEMIGESTHADAILDRLVHGAIKLELKGESMRKKLNSLTDGDHSS; this is encoded by the coding sequence ATGCAAAATATCAATCAACAAGTCAATAACCAGTTAAGTAACTTAAAGCTAAGCGGTATACGTGATGCACTATTGCAGCAATATGAGCAACCCAATCTATACGTAGAACAAAGTTTCGAAGAGCGGCTAAGTTTATTGCTTGAGCATGAAATAACACAGCGTGACCAGCGTAAAATTGATCGCTTAACTCGTCAAGCAAAGTTCAGAGTTGGCGGCACACTGGCTCAACTAAACTATGGCGCAGCACGACAACTCGATAAAACTCAGATCCGTTCATTAGCACAAGGTGAATGGCTTCGCCTTCATCAAAACATCTTGATCACGGGCGCAACGGGGTGTGGCAAAACTTACCTCGCTTGCGCGCTTGGTCAAAACCACTGCCAACAAGGGAGTAGCGTTTATTATTTTAGGCTTAAAGAGCTATTAGAAAAGATGTTCTTAGCGCAAGCCGATGGTAGTTATCGAAAACTGATCAACAAGCTTAGCTCTGCCAATTTACTGATCCTAGATGATTGGGGATTAGAGCCATTAACAGCTCAACAACGCAGTGATTTACTGGAATTAATTGATGCGAGATATGACACAAAATCGACCTTAATTGCCAGCCAATTACCGATAGAAAATTGGTATGAAATGATCGGAGAATCGACACATGCTGATGCGATCCTAGATCGGCTTGTTCACGGAGCAATAAAGTTGGAATTAAAAGGCGAATCGATGCGAAAAAAACTAAATTCCTTGACTGATGGCGATCACTCAAGTTAG